The Paenibacillus sp. FSL H7-0357 nucleotide sequence AGGGAAGACATGCATCTCGGAGTAATTCACGGCCTTCATGAAATCATAGCCGGCGCGGAACATCTGCTCGGTCTCGCCGGGGAATCCGACAATAACGTCGGTGGTGATTCCGACATCCGGCATCGCCTGGCGGATCAGCTCCATCTTGGCATAATACTCTTCGGTGGTGTATTTGCGGCGCATCGCTTTGAGCACCTCGTTATGTCCGGCCTGCAGCGGAATATGCAGATGGCGGCACATCTTGGAGCTGCGGTTCAGCACCTCAAGCAATTTATCGTCAATTTGGCTGGCTTCAATCGAACTGATGCGTACCCGCTCCAGCCCGTCCACCTTGTCCAGCTCCCACAGCAAATCGGCGAGACGGTAATTCTCCAGATCGTCGCCATAACCTCCGGTATGAATTCCGGTCAGAACAAACTCCTTATAACCGGCCTCCACCAGCTGATGCGCCTGGGCGACAATTGATTTCGGATCACGGCTGCGCGACAGTCCGCGTGACCATGGAATGATGCAGAAGGTGCAGAAGTTGTTGCAGCCATCCTGGATTTTCATAAACGCCCGCGTCCGGTCAGCAAAACCCGGCACATCCAACTCTTCGAATTCACGCGTCTTCATAATGTTGCGGACGGCATTCACCGGCTGGCGGGACCCCTGGATATTTTTGACGTGAGTCATAATCTGTTCACGGTCCTGGTTGCCGATCACGAGATCGACCCCGGGAATATCAAGGATCTCGCCGGGTGAGGTCTGCGCATAGCAGCCTGTTACGGCGACGATAGCCTCCGGGTTGCGGCGCACGGCGCGGCGGATCATTTGGCGGCTTTTCTTGTCGCCGGTATTGGTTACCGTACAGGTGTTGATTAGATATACGTCGGCGGGCCCTTCGAAATCAACCTGCTCGTAACCTTCATTTTTGAATAGCTGCCAGATGGCTTCAGTGTCATAGAAATTCACTTTACAACCTAAAGTATAAAATGCTACGGATGGCATTGTTCAAGCTCCCCCCATTTCTCCGGATTCATACAGGATGCAGGCAGCAGCGACCATACCGGCCGTCTCGCAGCGCAGAATACGCCGCCCGAGGCCTACCGGTACCGCTCCGGCCTCTTCGGCCGCGAGGCATTCCTCCGGGCTGAAGCCGCCTTCGGGACCGACAACGATCATTACCCGGCCCGGTGATTCCGGCGGCAGCGAAGACAACCAAGGTGCGGCGGCACTCCGCAGCTGCATCCCTTCTTCCTTCTCATAACAAAAGTAAACGGCATCATAGTCGCGGAAGCTTTGCAGCAGCAGCTTCCAGCTCAAAGGCGCATGCACGGCCGGCACTATATTACGGTGCGCCTGCTCCGCTGCCTCCTTGCAAATCTTGCGCCAGCGTTCCAGTCTCTTATTCTCCTTGCGCTCGTCATACTGCACTATTGTGCGCTCTGAGAGGAACGGGACAAAGGCCACCGCACCGATTTCGGTGCACTTCTGAATGACGGTTTCCAGCTTGTCTCCCTTCGGCAGACTCTGGGCCACCGTAATCTTGATCCGCGGCTCATGCGTCATCTCCAGAGATTCCAGTATGTTCACTATAATCTCGCCGATCTCAATCGAAGAAATCTCCGCCAGCGCCTCGCGGGAAATGCCGTCGCTGACAATTAGCTTGTCTCCGGCTTTGCCGCGCATCACTTTAGCAATATGGCGGGCATCTTCGCCGTCAATGGTTACCTGTTCCGGGCCGAACTGCTCCGGTGCTACGAAATAACGCTGCATCTTCATCCTCATCCTGTCCATTATTCAGCGTAAAAGCGGCGGCGGTCCTGCTGTTCAGGTTTCCAGCCGCCGCTCTACGCACTTGTAAACCGTCTAAAAATTCACATTACATCATACAACGTTTGTCTGCCTGTGAACAGCCCCTGTTCAGGCTTTACCCTCCGAACAGATTGAAGAACAACCGGAAAAAGTCGTTCCCGATTTGCAGTGCCCAGCTGTTCAGCGGTTCGATCGTATAGGCACGCAGGCCGGGGATAAAGATGATAAGCAAAAAGATAAAGACCGTCCACTGCTCATACTGCTGTAATTTTGCACGGATCGGACGCGGTGCCACATCCTCTACGATCCGGTAGCCGTCCAGCGGAGGTAGCGGAATTAAGTTAAACAGGAATAGGAAGAAATTAAATTGAATGAACATGCCAAAGAACCAGTACACTGCCCGCAGCAGCTGTTCATTCGTAATGGACTCAATGGCGCCGCTGGCATGCAGGGCGGCATATACTAGAGTACCGAGAATACCGAGCAGCAGATTGCTGATCGGACCGGCCGCAGACACGATAACCCCCATCAGCCGGGGGCGTCTGAAGTTGTCGCGGTTCACCGGAACCGGACGTGCCCAGCCGAAGCCGGCAATGAGCAGCAGGATGATACCGAATAGATCGAAATGCACTGCGGGATTGAGCGTCATGCGGCCCAGCAGCCTTGCAGTTGGGTCACCAAATTTATTGGCAAAATAGGCATGTGCGAATTCATGCACAGTAAATGCGATCACCAGGGTAATCAGGAAAAACGGAAGCTGCTGCAGGGGTACTACTAAAATTCTATCCAAAAAATCCATTTCTACCTCTTTCCGGCTGTAAAGGCCACCCAATCTTCTTCACGGGATACTTCCTTAATCTCAAACCCGGACGACTCCAGCGCCTGCGCCACGAGCCCTTCCTTATCTTTATAAATGCCGGAGGTGATATAGATGCCACCCGGCTGCAGGGCACGGTAGACATCATCGGTGAACAACACGATAATCTCTGCCAAGATATTGGCGACCACAACCTTCACCGGCAGTGTGACACCAAGACTGTCTTCAGCTTTTGGCTTTGCCGGAACAGCCTGCTGCGCGTCCGTATGACTGGCTCTTGCCGATGGCCACATATCTCCCGCCGCCGTATCTGCCGCGCCTTCACCGCCTAGCAGTGACAGCAGGTCGCTTTCTTTTACCGTAATGGAATCCTGCAGCCGGTTCAGCGCCACATTCTCACGGGCACTTTCCACAGCCACCGGATCCAGATCCAGCGCCAGCACAGACTTGGCACCCAGCAGCACCGCGCCTACAGCAAGAATGCCGGAGCCCGTTCCAACGTCAATCACTTCCTCATCACCGCTGATATGTTTCTCCAGTGCCCGCAGGCACAGTGCTGTCGTTGGATGGGTTCCGGTTCCAAATGCCATGCCGGGATCAAGCTCAATAATTTTTTCTTCCGGGCCGGCAGGGGTATATTCCTCCCAGGTGGGCTTAATCGTCAGCCGGTCCGATACGCGAAGCGGCTTGAAATACTGCTTCCAGGCATGCGCCCAATCATTTTCATCCACAGTTTTCCACGAAATCAGTGCTTTGCCGGGATCAATCCCGAACTCTCTCAGCTCTTCGATCCGTGGAGCCAGCTCTGCGATAATGGCATCCATCGGGACGGTTTCGGCATAATATCCTTTAATCACCGCTTCCCCTTCAGGGATATCATTCAGCGGCTCGTCGTATAATTCACCATAACGTGTATCCCGTACCTTATTCAGGGTTCCGGATTCCTCGATGGAAACACCGCCTGCCCCGGCCTCATACAGCAGATTGGAAATCATCTCCTGCGCCTCTTCTGTTGTATGTACTGTCAGTTCATGCCATAACATCTTTGTGGATCCTCCTAAAAGTTTTGTGAGCGCAGCTTACGTGGTTATTCTTCGAGCAAAACTGGCTTCGGAAGCATACACAAAAAGTTTTGTGAGCGCTGCTTAACAGTATACCATTTCTTCCCCGGGTAGCGCCAAACTGCGGATCAGCTTCCGGAAAGCTGACTTTTGCTGCGGCAAAAGCATTCCTGTATATGATCGTCCACCATTCCGGAAGCTTGCATAAACGCGTAGCAAATGGTTGAGCCGACAAACTTCATGCCTTTTTTACGCAGCGCTTTGCTCATTTGGTCTGACTGGGGAGTTGTAATCGGCACTTCCGCTCTGCTCTTCCAGTTATTGATCACCGGCACCCCCCCGGTAAAGCTCCAGAGATAGTCTGCAAAGCCGCCCTCCTCCTGGACGATCTGCAAATACAAGGCCGCATTCCGGATGATCGCGTTAATCTTGAGGCGGTTGCGGATAATGCCCGGATCGCCCAGCAGTGCGGTTATTTTGGCTTCATCATATTCCGCGATTTTCACCGGATCAAATTCGTCGAATACTTTGCGGAAATGCTCCCGCTTCTTCAAGACGGTGTACCAGCTTAGTCCGGCCTGCATTCCCTCCAGCATCAGCAGCTCGAACAACTTCCGGTCATCATACAGCGGTTTGCCCCATTCTTCATCATGATAAGCAATATATAGTGGATCTTCATTCACCCAGTCACAGCGGATCTCGTTCACCTGTCTCCTTCTCTCCTTTTTATGTCCGAAGAACATTATTCATAGGCTGTTTCTATAATAAGTTGAACTTTAGATTTACCGAGCCGGCATAGAACGCAACTGCAGTGAATGTTTGGACTTCCGGCCGCTGTTGTCTCCCGATTTCTTGATTTATACCGCTATTGCGGTTGAAATCCGGAGACAAAGGCGATCGCTATCGCTCCTACAGTTCCAAAATTCCCCTCCGCTGCTTTTGCCTCTAGGTAGTTCTTCAGTTCAAATTATATAGCGTCTCTTTATATTCTAAGCGCCATTACCCTGTATACACAAATAAAAGAGGCCTCCGTTTCCCCCAAGGGCCGGACAACCTCTTCTATTAAAGGTTTCTCTTTCAATCTATTGTCTCCGCTTCATCACCCTGCCGGTTAAGGCAGCAGCTGCACCTGTATCATCTGATCCGGTTCAACCGTAATATAACCGCTGACATACATGGATGCTTTCGTCTGCTCATACCCCTCATACCTCTTTATAGCCGTGTTGTCATCATCCCCGGAGTAATTGGCTATCAGCGTTTCGCCTGCAAAATAGGAGTTGTTCCGGGTCGTTTCGAACGAAACGATTCCGCCAAAGCCTGGGGTCTGGCTCCCGGTCTCCACATATAAATCCCCATCGAGAGTGTAGTATATCCATTCTACCGGATAACCGCCTACCTGCGATGTTACCGATTGCCGCTTCCCGCTGATAGCTGTCAAACGGATGGGAGTCCGCTCCCCCTTATGATTGGTAATCTTGTATTTTCCTGTTAGAGTTACAGGGGTTTTCCCGTTCATTACGAGACCCAAAGGCCGTTCGAAGCGAATCTCTCCCTTATTCGGATCCCGTTCAGCTGTCGGCCATAATTCACCCTTCAGGCTCATACCTTGTACTTCAAGAGTTATCTTCTCATAGGGCAGATGAGCATAGGCTTCTCTGGTCCGGTAGCTGATCCGGATCTGGGTCGGAGTAACCACCATTTGCTCCAGGGTGATATCGTCGCTGCTAGTCTCCAGCGGCTTATTCAAAGCATATTTCGCTGTCCCTGTGTTCATCTGCTTCTTGCTCAGGTTCAGATCGAATGACCATTTCCCGTCCAGTCGCTCTTCTTCTTTCATATATTGCAGCCGATAGGCTGTGCTCTCATCCGAAACGTCGCTATGTCTATAGAATTGCTGGCTGATATATTCTCCGTTATCACCCGGCCGCACTTGCAGGCTGTCAGTAAGTTCCTTTACGACAGCTCCATCCCGGTAAGCAACAACCTGCGGCTTGGCCCATGCTGCAGCCTCATCTTGTTCAAAGGTAATCTCACTGTAGACGAGCAGCCTATTATCCTCCCGGGGAAACATCTGCACATGAAGCGCCTGCAGGCCGTCCTGCGCAATATTGAAGCTCTGCGTTTCCCTGGTCGTATTGTCCACCTCCAGCTCCTGCTCCTGCCGGGTGAAGCTTTGCAGATCCCTTGCTATAAATTCTACCTTTGCCGTATCCCCCTCCGGTGTCCAGTTGCTCTCTACATAGCCGGTGTATCTGCCGCTGCCGGCATCCCACACCATATCTCTAAGAATCCCTTCGCTAAGCTTTCCCTGTTCATCCCTCAGAGAGATTCCTTTGAACTTCATGAATTCAGCCCGGTTATGTTCACCGGGGTTCAGGCTGTACAGAATCACCGTGCGGTTCTCATCCACAACCGCCGTATGCAAGGTCAGCGTGACCCCATCTCTTGTCACCGACTGTTCAAGCTCCTGGCCTAGGTGCTCGGAGAGTGCGGCTTGAATCCCGCTTTTGCCATGAAGCAGCCCGTTCCAGTCCACCTGAATCGCTGCATATACGGGAGCTGCAGCCAGAAGGGCTGCAAGAGAGAGCGCGACAACTGATTTCCGTAAGTTCCGTCCCTGGCGCTGGACTGATCTCCCCCGTGCCCGTTTGCTGTCCGACTCCCCAGTATGTCCAGCTTGCTCCATCCGTTCCCACATGCTTGCAAAATCGGGATACTCCATTCCGTGATCATTATTTAAGCGCAGTTTCAGCGCATCTTCCACCGATTTCATACAAAACCTCCTCCCCTGCCTCTGCATGCTCTCCTGCTTCCTGCAGCATCTTTTTCATCATTTTCAATCCTTTATGCTGTCTGGATTTGGCCGTCCCGACCGGGATGGACAACGCCTCCGCTATTTCGGCCAGACTGAAATCATGCATATACCTTAACGTAAGCACCGCGCGAATCTTCGCAGGAAGCCTGGACATGTAACTGCTCCATTCCAGCGCCGTTTCTTTTTCTTCAATTAAGAGCTCTACCGGAGTTTCGGCACGGCCTTTCAGCAGATGCATATGCTCAGCTACCTTCTGCTGCAGACTGCGCCGGCGTTTCAAGTGATTCAGGCAGGTATTGACTGTGATTTTCATAATCCATGCCCTGACATGCTCGACTTCCTGCCAGCGGCTGCGGAATACGGTGATAAACACCTCCTGGCATAGATCCTCGGCATCTGCAGCATCATGCAGCATATAGTAGCAGGTCCGGTAGACAGCCTTGTTGTAGGCTTCGAACAATTCCCTATGGCTTTGCAAAGCACGCCCCCTCCTTTCTTGTCTGAGTTGTCTATATAACAATCAAACATGCAAAAAGGTTCATTTCTGGAAATCATACAACTCATATACAAAGAAATCCATACTGGAGCAGCTCGGTAAAGGCAGCGTAGTGGCATAGGAGACAACGGGTTTGAGCGGAGGCTTTACCTCAATTCCCGCTTGTCCGGGCAGATCACAGCTTGAAGGCTTCAACCTGATAAAAATAAAAAGCCAGGAGATGGTCACGCAAGCCATAAATATGGCGTCCGCGGCTTTCCTGGCTTCCTCTTATCCTCTTTTGCGAATTGTAACTTTCGGAGATTCCCATCCTATACACTCTGTACGAGGTTCAGAAATAACCTCCCGATCTCGTCGGCCGGTAAAGGACGGCTGTAATAATAGCCCTGCACCTTTATGCAGCCGCTCTCCACCACAATATCCAGCTGCTCTTTGGTTTCTATACCTTCGGCAATGACCTGCATATTCAGATGCCTTGCCATAGTAATGATGGTGGACACTATGGCCCGGTCATCGCTGCTTGCGACAATATCCTTGATGAAGGAACGGTCAATCTTCACTTTATGAATGGGATATAATTTCAAATAACTGAAGGAGCTGTAGCCTGTCCCAAAGTCGTCAAGGCTGATACGAATTCCGTTCCGGGTCAGATTGCTCAGAATTCCGGCAGATGCAGAAGCATTCATCATCATACTTTCCGTAATCTCCAGTTCAAGATACTGCGGAGCAAGCCCGCTCTCCTCCAGAATCCCCATAATCTCCCCATGCAAGTTGTACTGGTGGAACTGCTGGGACGACAAATTCACCGCCACAGGAATCAGCGGGCCGCCTGCATCCTGCCATAGCCGCATTTGGCGGCAGGCTTCGCGCAGCACCCAGTTTCCGAGCTCCACAATCTGGCCTGTCTCCTCCGCATGTGAAATGAACAGGCCAGGCGGCAGGAGCCCTTTGTCCGGATGCTGCCACCTGATCAGTGCTTCTACTCCGATAATTTGATTGTTATCCGCCCGGATTTGCGGCTGGTAGTACAGAATAAACTCGCCGCGCTCCAGCGCTTTCCGCAAATCGCCTTCCATTTCAATCCGCTGGAGCAGCTGCTCATCAAGATCGTCCGAGAAAAACTGATAATCATTTTTACCGTTTTTCTTAACCTCGTACATGGCAGTGTCCGCATTCTTGAGAAGCTGTACCTCATCTTGACCATGGCAGGGAAAGAAGGCGATTCCGATGCTTACCGTAACGTAGAAATCCTGCTCTTTCAGACGATACGGCTGCTCAATCGCTGCAACCATCTGCTCCGCAATGGCTGTTACATTCATGTTCTTCCGGGAGAACCGGCACAACATCGCAAACTCATCTCCCCCAATCCGGGCCAGCGTCACATTCTCGTTCACCACACTATGCCGGATACGGCTGCTCATTTCCTGGAGGAACAGATCGCCGTACATATGCCCCAGTGAGTCGTTGATGATTTTAAACCGGTCAAGGTCCATAACCATAACAGCAAACGGCTCCATCGTTTCACTATGCGCTTCAATGGTTTGCGACAGCAGCTCATTGAACATTCTTCTGTTCGGCAGACCGGTTAACTCGTCGTGGAAAGCAAGGTAATGATTTTTCTCCTTGGCCCGCTTTTCTTCTGTCACATCTCTGGCAATTACATAGGTTCCGACCACATGCCCGTCGACCATAACCGGAGCGTTAACCACACTGATCTCTACCCGGTGCCCGTCCTGATGGATGATCGCTGTTTCATAGCTCAGTTCCTCTCCGGCAAAAGATCTTGAGAACAGCGTCTGCATCCGCTCCTGCTCCTCCACAGCCACAATCGAGAGAATGAACATCATGTTCTGATCCTTAAAGGCACTTGAGCTGATTCCCGTGATTCTTGAGGCTGCAGGATTAAATCCGATAATGCGCATGTCCAGGTCAATCGAGATAATGCCGTCCTGGTTATTTTCATATAACGACCTGTACCATTTCTCAGTAACCAGTATCTCTGTGTCCTTGTTCGAGAACCGGCGGGAGATGAACATTCCGACAACTGATAACCACAACGTGAACAAAGTCCCGCCTGCAATGACATAGGCAAGCCATTTCTGATCCAGGACAACACCGGTGATCCGTGCAGTATGATGCCGCGGCTCAAAGTGGACTGCCAGCATACCGGTGTAATGCATGCCAACAATCGCAGTTCCCATGATCAGACCGCTGCCCAGCTTCCTCCAATGATTGTCTTCTTCGCCATGATCGATAATATAGGAAAATAACCCGAGCGCTGCATAGGATGCAACAAAAGCTATCACGATGGACAGGACTACATATCCGGGAGTATAGGTCACATTAATTTGCATCGCTGACATGCCGATATAATGTATCGCTGAAATTCCAAACGCGGAAAATACGCCCGCTCCAAGAAATTGAAGAATGCCCTGCTTGCAGCGGCTAATCACGACAAGGGCGATGAAAGAGGCAACGACAGAAACCCCTACTGACAACAATACAGTGTTCAGATTATAAGCAACCTGAAACGGCAGTGATATGGCCAGCATTCCGACAAAATGCGTTGACCAGATCCCCACGCCCATAATTACTGCACCGCACATCAGCCATAGCCAACGTTTCTTCCCTTTAGATCTACCTACTGCCCCTGCCAGACTTAGAACCGTATATGAAGCTGCTACCGCAATTACATATGAAAATAATACAAGCACCCTATCATGAGTACCATAGATATGCTCCACTTAAGTCCCCCCCTCTCTGTCTTCGTTGTCTTCGTTTCTAAGAACTCCCCTGATCTTCTCCCGATAGTAAATATTTAAAATTTGCACTATTTCACTATTATTATCGACATAAATAGACCTAAATCGACAGATTAGAGAGTAGTTTTTATAAAAAAATTTACACTATAACTCAGCCTTCTCAAGCTCCTTGTTAGACGCCGTGTAGAGAGGTGCAATCCTATGAATGGAATCCTATGAAATGAAAGTTTCCCGCTCCCGGAATCCGTTTCCCGCCTCCATTTATTGTGCGTATACAAAAAAAGGGCCCCGCCAGCAGCTGGCGGGGTCAAGGTATGTAATAAGGGGGTATGTGTCTAATATACAGTCCCAAGCTTAAAACAGTATTAAGTCCTC carries:
- the mtaB gene encoding tRNA (N(6)-L-threonylcarbamoyladenosine(37)-C(2))-methylthiotransferase MtaB, translated to MPSVAFYTLGCKVNFYDTEAIWQLFKNEGYEQVDFEGPADVYLINTCTVTNTGDKKSRQMIRRAVRRNPEAIVAVTGCYAQTSPGEILDIPGVDLVIGNQDREQIMTHVKNIQGSRQPVNAVRNIMKTREFEELDVPGFADRTRAFMKIQDGCNNFCTFCIIPWSRGLSRSRDPKSIVAQAHQLVEAGYKEFVLTGIHTGGYGDDLENYRLADLLWELDKVDGLERVRISSIEASQIDDKLLEVLNRSSKMCRHLHIPLQAGHNEVLKAMRRKYTTEEYYAKMELIRQAMPDVGITTDVIVGFPGETEQMFRAGYDFMKAVNYSEMHVFPYSKRTGTPAARMLNQVDEEIKNVRVQELIDLSEEMQLAYARRFVGKTLSVIPERSAKGAPGRSTQHGFSDNYLQVFFSGDDSLQGQLCEVKITEAGVNECRGELVGMSQAGLKQAVRQ
- a CDS encoding RsmE family RNA methyltransferase codes for the protein MQRYFVAPEQFGPEQVTIDGEDARHIAKVMRGKAGDKLIVSDGISREALAEISSIEIGEIIVNILESLEMTHEPRIKITVAQSLPKGDKLETVIQKCTEIGAVAFVPFLSERTIVQYDERKENKRLERWRKICKEAAEQAHRNIVPAVHAPLSWKLLLQSFRDYDAVYFCYEKEEGMQLRSAAAPWLSSLPPESPGRVMIVVGPEGGFSPEECLAAEEAGAVPVGLGRRILRCETAGMVAAACILYESGEMGGA
- a CDS encoding site-2 protease family protein translates to MDFLDRILVVPLQQLPFFLITLVIAFTVHEFAHAYFANKFGDPTARLLGRMTLNPAVHFDLFGIILLLIAGFGWARPVPVNRDNFRRPRLMGVIVSAAGPISNLLLGILGTLVYAALHASGAIESITNEQLLRAVYWFFGMFIQFNFFLFLFNLIPLPPLDGYRIVEDVAPRPIRAKLQQYEQWTVFIFLLIIFIPGLRAYTIEPLNSWALQIGNDFFRLFFNLFGG
- the prmA gene encoding 50S ribosomal protein L11 methyltransferase; its protein translation is MLWHELTVHTTEEAQEMISNLLYEAGAGGVSIEESGTLNKVRDTRYGELYDEPLNDIPEGEAVIKGYYAETVPMDAIIAELAPRIEELREFGIDPGKALISWKTVDENDWAHAWKQYFKPLRVSDRLTIKPTWEEYTPAGPEEKIIELDPGMAFGTGTHPTTALCLRALEKHISGDEEVIDVGTGSGILAVGAVLLGAKSVLALDLDPVAVESARENVALNRLQDSITVKESDLLSLLGGEGAADTAAGDMWPSARASHTDAQQAVPAKPKAEDSLGVTLPVKVVVANILAEIIVLFTDDVYRALQPGGIYITSGIYKDKEGLVAQALESSGFEIKEVSREEDWVAFTAGKR
- a CDS encoding DNA-3-methyladenine glycosylase I; this translates as MNEIRCDWVNEDPLYIAYHDEEWGKPLYDDRKLFELLMLEGMQAGLSWYTVLKKREHFRKVFDEFDPVKIAEYDEAKITALLGDPGIIRNRLKINAIIRNAALYLQIVQEEGGFADYLWSFTGGVPVINNWKSRAEVPITTPQSDQMSKALRKKGMKFVGSTICYAFMQASGMVDDHIQECFCRSKSQLSGS
- a CDS encoding DUF4179 domain-containing protein, translated to MKSVEDALKLRLNNDHGMEYPDFASMWERMEQAGHTGESDSKRARGRSVQRQGRNLRKSVVALSLAALLAAAPVYAAIQVDWNGLLHGKSGIQAALSEHLGQELEQSVTRDGVTLTLHTAVVDENRTVILYSLNPGEHNRAEFMKFKGISLRDEQGKLSEGILRDMVWDAGSGRYTGYVESNWTPEGDTAKVEFIARDLQSFTRQEQELEVDNTTRETQSFNIAQDGLQALHVQMFPREDNRLLVYSEITFEQDEAAAWAKPQVVAYRDGAVVKELTDSLQVRPGDNGEYISQQFYRHSDVSDESTAYRLQYMKEEERLDGKWSFDLNLSKKQMNTGTAKYALNKPLETSSDDITLEQMVVTPTQIRISYRTREAYAHLPYEKITLEVQGMSLKGELWPTAERDPNKGEIRFERPLGLVMNGKTPVTLTGKYKITNHKGERTPIRLTAISGKRQSVTSQVGGYPVEWIYYTLDGDLYVETGSQTPGFGGIVSFETTRNNSYFAGETLIANYSGDDDNTAIKRYEGYEQTKASMYVSGYITVEPDQMIQVQLLP
- a CDS encoding RNA polymerase sigma factor → MQSHRELFEAYNKAVYRTCYYMLHDAADAEDLCQEVFITVFRSRWQEVEHVRAWIMKITVNTCLNHLKRRRSLQQKVAEHMHLLKGRAETPVELLIEEKETALEWSSYMSRLPAKIRAVLTLRYMHDFSLAEIAEALSIPVGTAKSRQHKGLKMMKKMLQEAGEHAEAGEEVLYEIGGRCAETALK
- a CDS encoding EAL domain-containing protein, coding for MEHIYGTHDRVLVLFSYVIAVAASYTVLSLAGAVGRSKGKKRWLWLMCGAVIMGVGIWSTHFVGMLAISLPFQVAYNLNTVLLSVGVSVVASFIALVVISRCKQGILQFLGAGVFSAFGISAIHYIGMSAMQINVTYTPGYVVLSIVIAFVASYAALGLFSYIIDHGEEDNHWRKLGSGLIMGTAIVGMHYTGMLAVHFEPRHHTARITGVVLDQKWLAYVIAGGTLFTLWLSVVGMFISRRFSNKDTEILVTEKWYRSLYENNQDGIISIDLDMRIIGFNPAASRITGISSSAFKDQNMMFILSIVAVEEQERMQTLFSRSFAGEELSYETAIIHQDGHRVEISVVNAPVMVDGHVVGTYVIARDVTEEKRAKEKNHYLAFHDELTGLPNRRMFNELLSQTIEAHSETMEPFAVMVMDLDRFKIINDSLGHMYGDLFLQEMSSRIRHSVVNENVTLARIGGDEFAMLCRFSRKNMNVTAIAEQMVAAIEQPYRLKEQDFYVTVSIGIAFFPCHGQDEVQLLKNADTAMYEVKKNGKNDYQFFSDDLDEQLLQRIEMEGDLRKALERGEFILYYQPQIRADNNQIIGVEALIRWQHPDKGLLPPGLFISHAEETGQIVELGNWVLREACRQMRLWQDAGGPLIPVAVNLSSQQFHQYNLHGEIMGILEESGLAPQYLELEITESMMMNASASAGILSNLTRNGIRISLDDFGTGYSSFSYLKLYPIHKVKIDRSFIKDIVASSDDRAIVSTIITMARHLNMQVIAEGIETKEQLDIVVESGCIKVQGYYYSRPLPADEIGRLFLNLVQSV